From Luteolibacter arcticus, one genomic window encodes:
- a CDS encoding helix-turn-helix domain-containing protein, producing the protein MKLEACYEGSADDADMIEAPAGSSGGGYDWSNSRQGHPSFHERRTTLPECDIPGIRKAIRTIRHEYSRPLTVSSLARECGMSVRSLHRLYRSVTGNTIVQDIIARRIEAAATMLREEDVKLEPVAMETGLGNAKNLCRLFKEHFGLTPGQWKESFHGRRASAA; encoded by the coding sequence ATGAAACTCGAAGCTTGCTACGAAGGATCCGCCGACGACGCGGACATGATCGAAGCGCCCGCCGGCTCGTCCGGTGGAGGATATGACTGGAGCAATTCGCGACAAGGGCACCCGTCCTTTCACGAACGTCGCACCACCCTGCCGGAGTGCGACATCCCCGGCATCCGCAAGGCCATCCGCACGATCCGCCACGAGTATTCCCGGCCGCTGACCGTGTCATCGCTGGCTCGCGAGTGCGGCATGTCGGTCCGGTCGCTGCACCGGCTCTATCGCTCCGTGACCGGCAACACGATCGTCCAGGACATCATCGCCCGCCGGATCGAGGCGGCTGCCACGATGCTTCGCGAGGAGGACGTGAAGCTGGAGCCGGTGGCCATGGAGACCGGTCTCGGCAACGCCAAGAACCTCTGCCGGCTTTTCAAGGAGCACTTCGGCCTGACGCCGGGACAATGGAAGGAATCCTTCCACGGCCGCCGCGCCAGCGCGGCCTGA
- a CDS encoding response regulator, with amino-acid sequence MTQAKRTIAIVEDDSLLRESFRETLSASDKWTVTGCYGRAETALEGLQKSPPDACVMDIQLPGLSGIQLLRKIKPLCPSTQFLMVTVFEDTDRVFEALAAGASGYVLKRDIDAKLLESLDDVVAGGSPMSSGIARKVVQHFQLPVQLPVAAPSEDYHLTQREKETLDLLAKGYLYKEIAHELGVRMETVSFHLGNIYRKLHVRTRTEAVLKYMKREPEAP; translated from the coding sequence ATGACTCAGGCCAAGCGCACCATCGCCATCGTCGAGGATGACTCCCTGTTGAGAGAGTCCTTCCGCGAAACGCTGTCCGCTTCCGACAAGTGGACCGTCACCGGCTGCTATGGCCGCGCCGAGACCGCGCTGGAGGGCCTCCAGAAGTCCCCGCCGGATGCCTGTGTCATGGACATCCAGTTGCCCGGACTGTCCGGCATCCAGCTTCTCCGCAAGATCAAGCCGCTGTGCCCGAGCACGCAGTTCCTGATGGTGACCGTGTTCGAGGACACCGACCGCGTCTTCGAGGCACTGGCCGCCGGTGCTTCCGGCTACGTGCTCAAGCGTGACATCGACGCGAAGTTGCTGGAGTCGCTCGACGACGTCGTGGCCGGCGGCTCGCCGATGTCGAGCGGCATCGCCCGCAAGGTGGTGCAGCACTTCCAACTGCCCGTCCAGCTCCCCGTCGCGGCGCCGAGCGAGGACTACCACCTCACCCAGCGGGAGAAGGAAACGCTGGACCTCTTGGCCAAGGGCTACCTCTACAAGGAGATCGCCCATGAGCTCGGGGTGCGGATGGAGACGGTCAGCTTCCACCTCGGCAACATCTACCGGAAGCTCCACGTGCGGACGCGCACGGAAGCGGTGCTAAAGTACATGAAACGCGAGCCAGAGGCTCCGTAA